The following are encoded together in the Juglans microcarpa x Juglans regia isolate MS1-56 chromosome 2D, Jm3101_v1.0, whole genome shotgun sequence genome:
- the LOC121250470 gene encoding multiprotein-bridging factor 1b has product MAGIGPISQDWEPVVIRKKAPNAAAKKDEKAVNAARRTGAEIETIKKSTAGTNKAASSSTSLNTRKLDEETENLAHDRVPTELKKAIMQARMEKKLTQSQLAQMINEKPQVIQEYESGKAIPNQQIITKLERALGAKLRGKK; this is encoded by the exons ATGGCAGGAATCGGACCGATCTCGCAGGACTGGGAGCCGGTGGTGATCCGCAAGAAGGCCCCCAACGCCGCCGCCAAGAAGGACGAGAAAGCTGTCAACGCCGCTCGCCGCACCGGCGCCGAGATTGAAACCATCAAGAAAT CTACTGCCGGAACAAATAAAGCTGCCTCTAGCAGCACTTCTCTAAACACAAGGAAGCTGGATGAGGAAACTGAGAACCTTGCTC ATGACCGGGTACCAACTGAACTGAAGAAAGCTATTATGCAAGCCCGAATGGAAAAGAAGCTTACACAGTCTCAGCTTGCTCaa atgattaaTGAGAAGCCTCAAGTCATCCAGGAGTATGAATCTGGTAAAGCTATTCCTAATCAACAGATCATTACCAAGCTGGAGAGGGCTCTAGGAGCTAAACTACgtggaaagaaataa